A window of the Ipomoea triloba cultivar NCNSP0323 chromosome 14, ASM357664v1 genome harbors these coding sequences:
- the LOC116005075 gene encoding subtilisin-like protease SBT1.4 isoform X1, with translation MHNIMDVSWRLAPSSFVLIFFLCLLSVCSVSVSSLEEPKGFIVFMSKSEKPQVFSTHHDWYSSIISKHSSSELLYTYEHVAHGFSARLTPSQASELANVTGVISVLPDNLRQLQTTRSPQFLGLTTPSSVLGPSSDFGADIIIGVLDSGIWPERRSFSDKGLSPIPDKWKNKCEVGPEFPATSCNGKIIGARAFYKGLEADEGEPIVDEPLSAIDIEGHGTHVASIAAGSVVGDASFFGLAEGEARGIATNAKIAVYKVCWLGGCSDSDILAAMDQAVADGVHVLSISIGDEPAPYSEDPIAIGAFGAVQKGVLVSCSAANNGPRLSTSDNNAPWILTVGASTIDREFPAVVTLGNGRSFTGTSLYSGSSAPTTNLVSLVHGEEAKSYFCISGELDASKVKGKIVFCEQGDGTSIVDKGVAVNQAGGVGTIIPNLPDQGYEPNANPDMIPAAVVTAADGDIIFDYINKNQSPTAKIVFKGTVIGNSPSAPRVAAFSGRGPNKLTPEILKPDVIAPGVNILAAYTGAKAPSDNIMDDRRSEFMIMSGTSMACPHVSGLAAMLRKLYPTWSPAAIKSALMTTAYTLDNSGKSLIDLHTGEPSVPYAHGSGHVDPSHAVDPGLVYDAGVDDYVDFLCTIGYDSKEIALFLRNSPLVDCSRRDLDNPGSLNYPSFAVFFKKNLQTVKYKRSVKNVGKVKNVAYQVTLVTPPNVRVNVSPSRLVFSDKIDTLSYEVTFESIQQSDTSFGSLKWSDGTHLVTSPIAVIWETPSVSQL, from the coding sequence ATGCATAATATAATGGATGTTTCCTGGAGGCTCGCTCCAAGCTCCTTTGTCTTGATATTCTTCTTATGTCTCCTTTCAGTCTGCAGTGTTTCTGTTTCTTCATTAGAGGAACCAAAGGGCTTCATCGTTTTCATGTCGAAATCCGAGAAGCCTCAGGTTTTCTCTACCCATCATGACTGGTATTCATCCATCATATCTAAACACTCATCATCTGAGCTGTTGTACACCTATGAACATGTTGCCCATGGGTTTTCTGCACGCCTCACTCCCTCCCAAGCCTCTGAACTAGCAAACGTTACGGGCGTCATCTCTGTCCTTCCGGATAACCTCCGCCAGCTCCAGACCACTAGGTCTCCCCAATTCTTAGGCTTAACTACCCCCTCCTCTGTTCTGGGCCCTAGCTCTGATTTCGGAGCTGATATTATAATCGGTGTTCTGGACAGTGGAATCTGGCCGGAAAGGCGTAGCTTCTCCGACAAGGGTCTATCCCCGATTCCTGACAAGTGGAAGAACAAGTGCGAGGTTGGTCCAGAATTTCCGGCGACTTCATGTAATGGGAAAATCATTGGTGCTCGTGCTTTTTACAAAGGCTTAGAAGCTGATGAGGGAGAGCCAATAGTTGATGAACCGTTATCGGCGATAGATATTGAAGGGCATGGCACACATGTTGCGTCTATTGCAGCTGGATCTGTTGTTGGCGACGCTAGCTTTTTTGGACTCGCAGAGGGTGAAGCCAGAGGCATAGCCACAAATGCCAAAATAGCAGTTTACAAAGTCTGCTGGCTAGGAGGTTGTTCCGATTCCGATATTCTCGCTGCGATGGATCAGGCCGTTGCAGACGGTGTGCACGTGCTTTCGATTTCCATTGGGGACGAGCCTGCGCCGTACAGTGAGGATCCCATTGCAATTGGGGCTTTTGGTGCGGTGCAGAAGGGAGTCCTCGTCTCCTGCTCTGCTGCAAATAATGGCCCCCGTCTATCTACTTCCGACAACAATGCGCCATGGATTTTGACGGTCGGTGCTTCCACTATTGATAGGGAATTCCCGGCTGTGGTGACACTAGGGAATGGCAGGAGCTTCACCGGCACCTCCTTGTACTCCGGGAGCTCAGCACCGACCACAAACCTAGTTTCACTGGTCCACGGTGAAGAAGCCAAAAGCTATTTCTGTATTTCCGGAGAACTCGACGCTTCAAAAGTCAAGGGGAAGATCGTGTTTTGTGAGCAAGGAGACGGTACTTCCATTGTTGATAAAGGAGTTGCTGTAAACCAGGCTGGTGGAGTAGGAACGATCATTCCTAACCTGCCTGACCAAGGCTACGAGCCTAACGCCAACCCTGATATGATTCCCGCGGCAGTCGTTACCGCAGCCGACGGAGACATAAtctttgattatataaacaaaaatcaatCGCCAACTGCCAAAATTGTATTTAAAGGAACAGTAATCGGAAATTCTCCGTCTGCACCGCGTGTGGCAGCTTTCTCAGGCCGGGGGCCCAATAAATTAACTCCTGAAATTCTCAAACCAGATGTGATTGCACCGGGAGTTAACATCCTAGCGGCCTACACTGGCGCAAAAGCACCCTCCGATAACATCATGGATGATAGAAGATCGGAGTTCATGATTATGTCCGGCACCTCCATGGCATGTCCTCACGTCAGTGGATTGGCCGCCATGCTTAGAAAGCTCTATCCAACTTGGAGCCCTGCTGCCATCAAGTCTGCGCTCATGACAACTGCTTACACTCTGGATAATTCCGGAAAGAGTCTCATAGATCTTCACACTGGAGAGCCATCCGTGCCCTATGCTCATGGATCTGGACACGTTGATCCATCCCACGCAGTAGATCCAGGTCTAGTCTATGATGCCGGAGTTGATGATTATGTGGATTTTTTATGTACCATTGGGTATGACAGCAAGGAAATTGCGTTGTTCCTGCGGAATTCTCCTCTGGTGGATTGCAGCAGGCGGGATTTGGATAATCCAGGCTCTCTAAATTACCCTTCCTTTGCagtttttttcaaaaagaatcTCCAAACTGTGAAGTACAAGAGAAGTGTTAAAAATGTGGGGAAGGTGAAGAATGTTGCTTATCAGGTAACACTGGTTACACCCCCAAATGTTCGTGTGAATGTGTCACCGAGTAGGCTGGTGTTTAGTGACAAAATCGATACACTATCTTATGAGGTAACTTTTGAAAGCATTCAACAATCTGATACTTCATTCGGGTCTTTAAAATGGAGTGATGGGACGCACCTTGTTACTAGCCCAATAGCGGTGATTTGGGAAACGCCTTCAGTCTCTCAACTCTAA
- the LOC116005075 gene encoding subtilisin-like protease SBT1.4 isoform X2: MHNIMDVSWRLAPSSFVLIFFLCLLSVCSVSVSSLEEPKGFIVFMSKSEKPQVFSTHHDWYSSIISKHSSSELLYTYEHVAHGFSARLTPSQASELANVTGVISVLPDNLRQLQTTRSPQFLGLTTPSSVLGPSSDFGADIIIGVLDSGIWPERRSFSDKGLSPIPDKWKNKCEVGPEFPATSCNGKIIGARAFYKGLEADEGEPIVDEPLSAIDIEGHGTHVASIAAGSVVGDASFFGLAEGEARGIATNAKIAVYKVCWLGGCSDSDILAAMDQAVADGVHVLSISIGDEPAPYSEDPIAIGAFGAVQKGVLVSCSAANNGPRLSTSDNNAPWILTVGASTIDREFPAVVTLGNGRSFTGTSLYSGSSAPTTNLVSLVHGEEAKSYFCISGELDASKVKGKIVFCEQGDGTSIVDKGVAVNQAGGVGTIIPNLPDQGYEPNANPDMIPAAVVTAADGDIIFDYINKNQSPTAKIVFKGTVIGNSPSAPRVAAFSGRGPNKLTPEILKPDVIAPGVNILAAYTGAKAPSDNIMDDRRSEFMIMSGTSMACPHVSGLAAMLRKLYPTWSPAAIKSALMTTAYTLDNSGKSLIDLHTGEPSVPYAHGSGHVDPSHAVDPGLVYDAGVDDYVDFLCTIGYDSKEIALFLRNSPLVDCSRRDLDNPGSLNYPSFAVFFKKNLQTVKYKRSVKNVGKVKNVAYQVTLVTPPNVRVNVSPSRLVFSDKIDTLSYERLIIDWIPTYIHL; encoded by the exons ATGCATAATATAATGGATGTTTCCTGGAGGCTCGCTCCAAGCTCCTTTGTCTTGATATTCTTCTTATGTCTCCTTTCAGTCTGCAGTGTTTCTGTTTCTTCATTAGAGGAACCAAAGGGCTTCATCGTTTTCATGTCGAAATCCGAGAAGCCTCAGGTTTTCTCTACCCATCATGACTGGTATTCATCCATCATATCTAAACACTCATCATCTGAGCTGTTGTACACCTATGAACATGTTGCCCATGGGTTTTCTGCACGCCTCACTCCCTCCCAAGCCTCTGAACTAGCAAACGTTACGGGCGTCATCTCTGTCCTTCCGGATAACCTCCGCCAGCTCCAGACCACTAGGTCTCCCCAATTCTTAGGCTTAACTACCCCCTCCTCTGTTCTGGGCCCTAGCTCTGATTTCGGAGCTGATATTATAATCGGTGTTCTGGACAGTGGAATCTGGCCGGAAAGGCGTAGCTTCTCCGACAAGGGTCTATCCCCGATTCCTGACAAGTGGAAGAACAAGTGCGAGGTTGGTCCAGAATTTCCGGCGACTTCATGTAATGGGAAAATCATTGGTGCTCGTGCTTTTTACAAAGGCTTAGAAGCTGATGAGGGAGAGCCAATAGTTGATGAACCGTTATCGGCGATAGATATTGAAGGGCATGGCACACATGTTGCGTCTATTGCAGCTGGATCTGTTGTTGGCGACGCTAGCTTTTTTGGACTCGCAGAGGGTGAAGCCAGAGGCATAGCCACAAATGCCAAAATAGCAGTTTACAAAGTCTGCTGGCTAGGAGGTTGTTCCGATTCCGATATTCTCGCTGCGATGGATCAGGCCGTTGCAGACGGTGTGCACGTGCTTTCGATTTCCATTGGGGACGAGCCTGCGCCGTACAGTGAGGATCCCATTGCAATTGGGGCTTTTGGTGCGGTGCAGAAGGGAGTCCTCGTCTCCTGCTCTGCTGCAAATAATGGCCCCCGTCTATCTACTTCCGACAACAATGCGCCATGGATTTTGACGGTCGGTGCTTCCACTATTGATAGGGAATTCCCGGCTGTGGTGACACTAGGGAATGGCAGGAGCTTCACCGGCACCTCCTTGTACTCCGGGAGCTCAGCACCGACCACAAACCTAGTTTCACTGGTCCACGGTGAAGAAGCCAAAAGCTATTTCTGTATTTCCGGAGAACTCGACGCTTCAAAAGTCAAGGGGAAGATCGTGTTTTGTGAGCAAGGAGACGGTACTTCCATTGTTGATAAAGGAGTTGCTGTAAACCAGGCTGGTGGAGTAGGAACGATCATTCCTAACCTGCCTGACCAAGGCTACGAGCCTAACGCCAACCCTGATATGATTCCCGCGGCAGTCGTTACCGCAGCCGACGGAGACATAAtctttgattatataaacaaaaatcaatCGCCAACTGCCAAAATTGTATTTAAAGGAACAGTAATCGGAAATTCTCCGTCTGCACCGCGTGTGGCAGCTTTCTCAGGCCGGGGGCCCAATAAATTAACTCCTGAAATTCTCAAACCAGATGTGATTGCACCGGGAGTTAACATCCTAGCGGCCTACACTGGCGCAAAAGCACCCTCCGATAACATCATGGATGATAGAAGATCGGAGTTCATGATTATGTCCGGCACCTCCATGGCATGTCCTCACGTCAGTGGATTGGCCGCCATGCTTAGAAAGCTCTATCCAACTTGGAGCCCTGCTGCCATCAAGTCTGCGCTCATGACAACTGCTTACACTCTGGATAATTCCGGAAAGAGTCTCATAGATCTTCACACTGGAGAGCCATCCGTGCCCTATGCTCATGGATCTGGACACGTTGATCCATCCCACGCAGTAGATCCAGGTCTAGTCTATGATGCCGGAGTTGATGATTATGTGGATTTTTTATGTACCATTGGGTATGACAGCAAGGAAATTGCGTTGTTCCTGCGGAATTCTCCTCTGGTGGATTGCAGCAGGCGGGATTTGGATAATCCAGGCTCTCTAAATTACCCTTCCTTTGCagtttttttcaaaaagaatcTCCAAACTGTGAAGTACAAGAGAAGTGTTAAAAATGTGGGGAAGGTGAAGAATGTTGCTTATCAGGTAACACTGGTTACACCCCCAAATGTTCGTGTGAATGTGTCACCGAGTAGGCTGGTGTTTAGTGACAAAATCGATACACTATCTTATGAG AGGCTTATTATAGATTGGATTCCTACATACATACATCTCTGA
- the LOC116004570 gene encoding ruBisCO large subunit-binding protein subunit alpha-like — protein MASANAISTASILSSPSNRGGLRSGRRTSQLQGRRSFNPKPSNSKNRFVVRANAKDIAFDQKSRAALQAGIDKLADAVGLTLGPRGRNVVLDEFGTPKVVNDGVTIARAIELADAMENAGAALIREVASKTNDSAGDGTTTASVLAREMIKLGLLSVTSGANPVSIKRGIDKTVLGLVDELENKARPVKGRDDIKAIASISAGNDEDIGTMIADAIDKVGPDGVLSIESSSSFETTVHVEEGMEIDRGYISPQFVTNPEKLIVEFENARVLVTDQKISAIKDIIPLLEKTTQLRAPLLIIAEDVTGEALATLVVNKLRGILNVAAIKAPGFGERRKALLQDIAIVTGAEYQASDLGLLVENTQVEALGIARKVTIKKDSTTIIADAASKDEIQSRIAQLKKELNETDSIYDSQKLAERIAKLSGGVAVINVGAATETELEDRKLRIEDAKNATFAAIEEGIVPGGGAALVHLSTHVPVIKDKLEDADEKLGADIVQKALLAPASLIAQNAGVEGEVVVEKLKDSEWEIGYNAMTDTYENLVEAGVIDPAKVTRCALQNSASVAGMVLTTQAIVVEKPKPKAPAPAAPQGLTV, from the exons ATGGCTTCTGCAAACGCCATCTCAACTGCCTCAATCCTCTCCTCACCTTCCAATCGA GGGGGTTTGAGGAGTGGTAGGAGGACTAGCCAGCTGCAAGGGAGGAGGAGTTTCAACCCCAAGCCGTCCAACTCGAAGAATCGGTTTGTGGTGAGGGCTAATGCGAAGGATATTGCTTTTGACCAGAAATCCAGGGCCGCCCTTCAGGCCGGCATCGATAAGCTCGCTGATGCCGTCGGACTCACTCTTGGACCCAGGG GGAGGAATGTTGTGTTGGATGAGTTTGGAACTCCAAAAGTTGTTAATGATGGAGTGACAATTGCTAGAGCTATAGAGCTTGCTGATGCTATGGAAAATGCTGGTGCAGCCCTTATTAGGGAG GTTGCAAGCAAAACCAATGATTCAGCTGGTGATGGAACAACAACTGCATCAGTTCTTGCACGTGAAATGATTAAACTTGGTCTCTTGAGTGTTACATCTGGTGCAAACCCAGTGTCCATAAAGAGGGGCATTGACAAAACTGTACTGGGTTTGGTGGACGAGCTTGAAAATAAAGCTAGACCGGTTAAAGGTCGAGATGATATTAAAG CAATTGCTTCAATTTCAGCTGGAAATGATGAAGACATTGGCACCATGATTGCTGATGCAATTGACAAAGTTGGTCCTGATGGTGTGTTATCTATTGAGTCATCATCTTCCTTTGAAACTACAGTCCATGTAGAAGAGGGAATGGAG ATTGATAGAGGATACATTTCCCCTCAATTTGTCACCAATCCTGAGAAATTGATTGTTGAGTTTGAGAATGCCAGAGTTTTAGTTACAGATCAAAAGATTTCTGCAATCAAAGACATTATTCCCTTGTTAGAAAAAACCACTCAATTGCGAGCTCCACTTCTCATTATTGCTGAAGATGTTACTGGGGAAGCCTTGGCTACTCTTGTTGTCAACAAGCTGAGAGGCATTCTGAATGTTGCTGCTATTAAAGCACCTGGTTTTGGTGAAAGGAGAAAGGCACTTCTTCAAGATATTGCCATTGTAACAG GAGCTGAGTATCAGGCTAGTGATTTGGGACTGCTTGTGGAGAACACACAGGTTGAAGCACTAGGTATTGCCCGAAAAGTGACCATTAAAAAGGACTCAACAACCATCATTGCTGATGCTGCTTCAAAGGATGAGATACAGTCAAGGATTGCTCAGCTTAAAAAGGAATTAAATGAAACAGATTCAATATACGATTCTCAGAAGCTTGCTGAGAGAATTGCCAAATTGTCCGGGGGTGTTGCTGTAATTAATGTCGGAGCAGCAACAGAAACTGAGCTTGAGGACCGCAAGCTCCGCATTGAGGATGCAAAGAATGCAACTTTTGCTGCTATTGAGGAGGGCATTGTTCCTGGTGGTGGTGCTGCATTAGTTCATCTATCAACTCATGTTCCTGTAATTAAGGACAAGCTTGAAGATGCAGATGAGAAATTAGGTGCTGACATTGTGCAAAAG GCATTATTAGCACCTGCATCTTTGATAGCCCAAAATGCTGGGGTTGAGGGTGAGGTAGTTGTGGAGAAGCTGAAGGACAGTGAATGGGAGATTGGCTACAATGCAATGACCGACACCTACGAGAACCTCGTTGAAGCCGGAGTTATTGATCCAGCCAAGGTGACAAGATGCGCTCTGCAGAACTCTGCATCAGTAGCAGGAATGGTGCTCACCACCCAAGCCATTGTTGTGGAGAAGCCGAAACCTAAGGCACCTGCACCCGCAGCTCCACAAGGGCTCACCGTGTGA